Proteins encoded together in one Plectropomus leopardus isolate mb chromosome 19, YSFRI_Pleo_2.0, whole genome shotgun sequence window:
- the msl1b gene encoding male-specific lethal 1 homolog isoform X2 — MTLRSTLFPNPGFKQDTDTIDFDKTHFGAVRPKRESCIDVQNARRGEIPSKSKDLEQNYMTSKVSLPTTVAEAVQGENKTVGILSPVRQMGGEGTPVKGKPLSADNMDNPQMAVNNNPKDAGADDSVKGVVPGVLGTASIELSSEGKWRNIRKTPANPHTQANCLRQILLLQLDLIEQQQQQLQSKDKEIDELKADKETLLARIERMERRLQLTKKDPPRDKRLFQPLEPWTPDKEDMWDLDVEESPQPNAATPLPFSRGGKGQKRKSCFGDAKVQKSRGKSAKLSPQKSEIQPGSPNQRELRSKETPEKTVPVRTGAERDIMLPCKEEPELSCQIEDLPFMSTTEMYLCCWNQPPLSPLRETSPKKEEEVAIPSWRENHIEPLEEDPSFNPPEPLDDSVFLKRHLKLELDEKRRKRWDIQRIREQRMFQRLQQRMNRKKVVPETEPELSSFYPDTEDVETIVITPFLPVVAFGRPLPKLSQQNFELPWLDDRSRCRIEVPKKHTPHRTCRK; from the exons ATGACTCTGAGGTCCACGCTGTTTCCAAATCCAGGATTCAAGCAGGACACTGACACCATCGACTTTGACAAAACGCATTTTGGAGCCGTGAGACCCAAAAGGGAGTCCTGCATCGATGTCCAAAACGCACGCAGGGGAGAGATCCCGAGCAAATCCAAGGACTTAGAGCAGAATTACATGACAAGTAAAGTTTCCCTCCCGACCACAGTTGCAGAAGCAGTtcaaggagaaaataaaactgtggGGATATTGTCCCCTGTCAGACAAATGGGGGGTGAGGGAACCCCGGTGAAAGGTAAACCCCTCTCTGCTGACAACATGGATAACCCTCAGATGGCTGTGAACAATAACCCCAAAGATGCAGGTGCGGATGACAGTGTGAAGGGGGTCGTCCCCGGAGTCCTCGGCACCGCATCCATTGAACTGTCCTCTGAGGGCAAGTGGAGGAACATCAGGAAGACCCCTGCAAATCCTCACACACAGGCCAACTGCCTCCGGCAAATCCTCCTCCTTCAACTGGACCTCATcgaacaacagcaacaacagctgCAGTCCAAGGACAAGGAGATAGATGAGCTCAAAGCAGACAAGGAGACA CTGCTTGCGCGGATTGAGCGCATGGAGCGTCGCCTGCAGCTCACAAAAAAGGATCCGCCACGTGACAAGCGTCTTTTCCAGCCCCTGGAGCCATGGACCCCCGACAAAGAGGACATGTGGGATCTGGATGTAGAGGAGAGTCCACAGCCCAACGCAGCCACTCCGCTCCCTTTTAGTCGGGGTGGCAAAGGTCAAAAGAg GAAATCCTGCTTTGGAGATGCAAAAGTCCAGAAATCCCGGGGCAAAAGCGCCAAGCTCAGCCCCCAGAAGTCTGAGATTCAGCCCGGCTCTCCCAATCAAAGAGAGCTGCGCAGTAAAGAAACCCCAGAGAAGACCGTCCCCGTGAGGACAGGGGCAGAAAGGGACATTATGCTCCCGTGCAAAGAGGAGCCCGAGCTGAGCTGTCAGATCGAAGACCTGCCCTTCATGTCTACTACAGAGATGTACCTCTGCTGCTGGAACCaacctcctctgtctcctctgcgGGAGACTTCCCctaaaaaggaggaagaggtggCCA TCCCGTCTTGGAGGGAAAATCACATAGAGCCTTTGGAGGAGGACCCCTCCTTTAACCCCCCCGAG CCGCTGGACGACAGCGTGTTTCTGAAACGCCACTTGAAGCTCGAGTTGGATgagaagagaaggaaaag gtgggaCATCCAGCGAATCAGAGAGCAGCGCATGTTTCAGCGTTTACAGCAGCGCATGAACAGGAAGAAAGTCGTACCGGAGACCGAGCCAGAGCTTTCATCCTTCTACCCCGACACTGAAGATG TTGAAACTATAGTGATTACTCCCTTCTTGCCCGTGGTTGCATTTGGCCGGCCGTTGCCTAAACTCTCCCAAca GAACTTCGAGCTGCCTTGGCTGGACGACAGAAGCCGGTGTCGCATTGAGGTGCCCAAAAAACACACTCCTCACCGGACCTGTCGGAAGTGA
- the msl1b gene encoding male-specific lethal 1 homolog isoform X1, with protein MTLRSTLFPNPGFKQDTDTIDFDKTHFGAVRPKRESCIDVQNARRGEIPSKSKDLEQNYMTSKVSLPTTVAEAVQGENKTVGILSPVRQMGGEGTPVKGKPLSADNMDNPQMAVNNNPKDAGADDSVKGVVPGVLGTASIELSSEGKWRNIRKTPANPHTQANCLRQILLLQLDLIEQQQQQLQSKDKEIDELKADKETLLARIERMERRLQLTKKDPPRDKRLFQPLEPWTPDKEDMWDLDVEESPQPNAATPLPFSRGGKGQKRKSCFGDAKVQKSRGKSAKLSPQKSEIQPGSPNQRELRSKETPEKTVPVRTGAERDIMLPCKEEPELSCQIEDLPFMSTTEMYLCCWNQPPLSPLRETSPKKEEEVASEWTPHVVHDMLIVFPSWRENHIEPLEEDPSFNPPEPLDDSVFLKRHLKLELDEKRRKRWDIQRIREQRMFQRLQQRMNRKKVVPETEPELSSFYPDTEDVETIVITPFLPVVAFGRPLPKLSQQNFELPWLDDRSRCRIEVPKKHTPHRTCRK; from the exons ATGACTCTGAGGTCCACGCTGTTTCCAAATCCAGGATTCAAGCAGGACACTGACACCATCGACTTTGACAAAACGCATTTTGGAGCCGTGAGACCCAAAAGGGAGTCCTGCATCGATGTCCAAAACGCACGCAGGGGAGAGATCCCGAGCAAATCCAAGGACTTAGAGCAGAATTACATGACAAGTAAAGTTTCCCTCCCGACCACAGTTGCAGAAGCAGTtcaaggagaaaataaaactgtggGGATATTGTCCCCTGTCAGACAAATGGGGGGTGAGGGAACCCCGGTGAAAGGTAAACCCCTCTCTGCTGACAACATGGATAACCCTCAGATGGCTGTGAACAATAACCCCAAAGATGCAGGTGCGGATGACAGTGTGAAGGGGGTCGTCCCCGGAGTCCTCGGCACCGCATCCATTGAACTGTCCTCTGAGGGCAAGTGGAGGAACATCAGGAAGACCCCTGCAAATCCTCACACACAGGCCAACTGCCTCCGGCAAATCCTCCTCCTTCAACTGGACCTCATcgaacaacagcaacaacagctgCAGTCCAAGGACAAGGAGATAGATGAGCTCAAAGCAGACAAGGAGACA CTGCTTGCGCGGATTGAGCGCATGGAGCGTCGCCTGCAGCTCACAAAAAAGGATCCGCCACGTGACAAGCGTCTTTTCCAGCCCCTGGAGCCATGGACCCCCGACAAAGAGGACATGTGGGATCTGGATGTAGAGGAGAGTCCACAGCCCAACGCAGCCACTCCGCTCCCTTTTAGTCGGGGTGGCAAAGGTCAAAAGAg GAAATCCTGCTTTGGAGATGCAAAAGTCCAGAAATCCCGGGGCAAAAGCGCCAAGCTCAGCCCCCAGAAGTCTGAGATTCAGCCCGGCTCTCCCAATCAAAGAGAGCTGCGCAGTAAAGAAACCCCAGAGAAGACCGTCCCCGTGAGGACAGGGGCAGAAAGGGACATTATGCTCCCGTGCAAAGAGGAGCCCGAGCTGAGCTGTCAGATCGAAGACCTGCCCTTCATGTCTACTACAGAGATGTACCTCTGCTGCTGGAACCaacctcctctgtctcctctgcgGGAGACTTCCCctaaaaaggaggaagaggtggCCAGTGAGTGGACTCCTCATGTAGTACATGATATGCTGATTGTTT TCCCGTCTTGGAGGGAAAATCACATAGAGCCTTTGGAGGAGGACCCCTCCTTTAACCCCCCCGAG CCGCTGGACGACAGCGTGTTTCTGAAACGCCACTTGAAGCTCGAGTTGGATgagaagagaaggaaaag gtgggaCATCCAGCGAATCAGAGAGCAGCGCATGTTTCAGCGTTTACAGCAGCGCATGAACAGGAAGAAAGTCGTACCGGAGACCGAGCCAGAGCTTTCATCCTTCTACCCCGACACTGAAGATG TTGAAACTATAGTGATTACTCCCTTCTTGCCCGTGGTTGCATTTGGCCGGCCGTTGCCTAAACTCTCCCAAca GAACTTCGAGCTGCCTTGGCTGGACGACAGAAGCCGGTGTCGCATTGAGGTGCCCAAAAAACACACTCCTCACCGGACCTGTCGGAAGTGA
- the chmp2a gene encoding charged multivesicular body protein 2a — MMSALFGRRKTPEEMLRQNQRALSRAIRELDRERNKLEQQEKKIIADIKKMAKQGQMDAVKIMAKDLVRTRRYVKKFIMMKANIQAVSLKIQTLKSNNSMAQAMKGVTKAMATMNKQMKLPQIQRIMMEFEKQSEIMEMKEEMMNDAIDDAMGDEDDEDESDAIVSQVLDELGLTLSDQLSDLPSTGGSLSVAGAKKAEPTAALADADADLEERLNNLRRK, encoded by the exons ATG atgagTGCACTATTTGGGAGGAGGAAGACTCCTGAGGAGATGCTAAGGCAGAATCAGAGGGCGCTCAGCCGAGCCATAAGAGAACTGGACCGAGAGCGAAACAAACTGGAGCAACAGGAGAAGAAGATCATCGCTGACATAAAGAAAATGGCCAAACAGGGACAAATg GACGCCGTCAAGATCATGGCCAAAGATCTGGTTCGCACACGGCGCTACGTCAAAAAGTTCATCATGATGAAAGCCAACATTCAGGCCGTCAGTCTAAAGATACAGACACTCAAGTCCAACAACAGCATGGCGCAGGCGATGAAAGGCGTCACCAAAGCCATGGCCACCATGAACAAACAG ATGAAATTGCCTCAGATTCAGAGGATCATGATGGAGTTTGAAAAACAGAGTGAAATCATGGAAATGAAGGAGGAGATGATGAACGACGCCATCGACGACGCCATGGGTGACGAGGATGATGAGGACGAGAG TGACGCCATCGTGTCCCAAGTGCTGGACGAGCTGGGTCTCACTCTGTCCGATCAACTGTCAG ATCTTCCAAGCACCGGGGGAAGCTTGTCGGTGGCCGGAGCGAAGAAGGCAGAGCCCACAGCCGCCCTGGCCGACGCGGACGCCGACCTGGAGGAGCGGCTGAATAACCTGCGGAGAAAATGA